The Helianthus annuus cultivar XRQ/B chromosome 16, HanXRQr2.0-SUNRISE, whole genome shotgun sequence genome includes a window with the following:
- the LOC110904694 gene encoding disease resistance protein RUN1 isoform X2 translates to MHFHLDFESFCGEDTRKTFVDHLYDALDRHGICTFKDDQKLQKGKEINDELLQSIQDSRCYIIVFSKRYASSSWCLNELLKIMECHKTNGQTAFPVFYDVDPSDVRKQTGSVGEALIVHKNKSEEIGKWREALKAATNLSGWDVRKTANGHEAQVIKLIVEKVSLELWPTNSYVDENLVGMEQRMQDLDRRLEIGLSDIRMIGIKGMGGIGKTTLARAIFDKISINFEGKSFVENVREKTSKFGLEKLQEQVLRDVLKDKCISVQNVHEGKNLMRKRLCGTKVLVALDDVDHEGQLEELAGDPNWFKPGSRIIITTRDEHVLNIYTEKWIYDVNLLSTKEAIRLFSRHAFGKNIPTQEYESQSHEVVRYAAGLPLTIKVLGSFLRGKKKSEWSDALARLEKIPLKKTLEILKVSYESLEDDYKNIFLDVACFLKDWEEDDAIRMLESCGFHPRNDLRVLEKKSLLTLNKSSGSFIQMHDHLIELGKDIVRREHPDEPNKHSRLWIQEEIEHVLAGNSDNEAAKCIDLNITRGIYLKGFGNMKKLRCLIVNHGKHKVSHDLVNHLWKHDKGRSYFPNSLQYLYWYEYPNRCLPKTFEANNLVALEMPWSNIKQLWKGEKVMKKLKFLNLSYAKELRSLDLGLTPNLERLHLKCCYKLVALDVHDGCLKSLVYLNLTECKGLESISFIKQMESLEVLHLCHLDLKEFPDYIVTRHTRNTLLELNLSHNEDIKEVPSSIGNLHQLVSLNLGWCSKLRSVPGSICRLQHLTTLHLGFTAIEELPEDLGQLECLEYLYLSSTKVKHIPSSICMLKHLKTLILGVCDDLEKLPEDVGQLESLEILNLTFCHNLRKIPNSICKLKCLRELDLFGCWELKKLPDELGNLKCLQFLDLKHCRKLREIPNSICKLKCLKELNLFGCWWLEKLPDELGNLKCLQFLDVRETGISKLLPQSIYSVKGLEILN, encoded by the exons CTTCTGTGGTGAAGACACTCGCAAGACCTTCGTTGATCATCTCTATGATGCTCTTGATCGACATGGTATTTGCACGTTCAAGGACGATCAGAAACTCCAGAAAGGAAAAGAGATAAATGATGAGCTCTTACAATCTATTCAAGACTCCAGATGCTACATTATTGTTTTCTCCAAACGCTATGCGTCTTCATCATGGTGCTTAAACGAGCTTTTAAAGATCATGGAGTGTCACAAGACGAACGGGCAGACGGCTTTCCCCGTGTTCTATGATGTGGATCCCTCTGATGTCCGAAAACAAACTGGATCTGTTGGAGAAGCACTTATCGTACATAAAAACAAGAGTGAAGAGATTGGAAAATGGAGAGAGGCTCTTAAAGCAGCAACCAATTTGTCTGGATGGGATGTGAGGAAGACTGCTAACGG GCATGAAGCTCAAGTCATTAAATTAATTGTTGAAAAGGTTTCACTCGAGTTATGGCCCACTAATAGTTATGTCGATGAGAATTTAGTAGGCATGGAACAAAGGATGCAAGATCTCGATAGAAGGTTAGAGATTGGTTTAAGTGATATTCGCATGATAGGCATCAAGGGCATGGGAGGTATAGGGAAGACAACTCTAGCCCGGGCTATTTTTGATAAAATATCCATTAATTTTGAAGGTAAAAGCTTTGTAGAGAATGTGAGGGAAAAAACCTCTAAGTTCGGTTTGGAGAAGTTGCAAGAACAAGTCCTTAGAGATGTATTAAAGGATAAATGCATTAGTGTACAAAATGTTCATGAGGGAAAAAATTTAATGAGAAAGAGGTTGTGTGGTACAAAAGTTCTTGTTGCTCTTGATGATGTGGATCATGAAGGGCAACTTGAGGAATTAGCCGGTGATCCTAATTGGTTCAAGCCGGGAAGTAGAATTATAATTACAACTAGAGATGAGCATGTGCTCAATATATACACAGAGAAGTGGATCTATGATGTCAACCTGTTATCTACTAAGGAAGCGATTCGCCTCTTTAGTAGGCATGCATTTGGGAAAAATATTCCAACTCAAGAGTATGAAAGCCAATCACACGAAGTTGTACGTTATGCTGCTGGTCTCCCCTTAACAATAAAAGTTTTGGGTTCATTTCTTCGTGGTAAAAAGAAGTCTGAATGGAGTGATGCACTAGCCAGACTTGAAAAAATTCCATTGAAGAAAACTCTTGAAATACTAAAAGTAAGCTACGAAAGCCTTGAGGATGATTACAAGAATATATTCCTAGACGTGGCATGCTTCCTCAAAGATTGGGAAGAAGATGATGCAATACGAATGCTTGAAAGCTGCGGATTTCATCCTAGAAATGATTTAAGAGTTCTTGAGAAAAAATCTCTATTAACTTTAAATAAAAGTTCTGGTTCATTCATACAAATGCATGACCATTTAATAGAACTTGGCAAGGATATTGTCCGCCGAGAGCATCCGGATGAGCCCAACAAACATAGCCGGTTATGGATTCAAGAGGAAATCGAACATGTCTTGGCTGGTAACTCG GATAACGAAGCAGCAAAATGTATAGACCTAAATATCACTCGTGGTATTTATTTGAAAGGTTTTGGAAATATGAAGAAACTTAGATGCCTTATTGTGAACCATGGAAAGCACAAAGTTTCTCATGACCTTGTGAACCACTTGTGGAAACATGACAAAGGTCGCTCGTATTTTCCAAACTCGTTACAATATCTATATTGGTACGAGTACCCTAATCGGTGtttacccaaaacatttgaagCAAATAATCTTGTTGCACTTGAAATGCCTTGGAGCAATATCAAACAACTTTGGAAAGGAGAAAAG GTTATGAAGAAGCTCAAATTCCTTAACTTGAGTTATGCAAAAGAGTTAAGGAGCCTTGACCTGGGGCTGACACCCAATCTTGAGAGGTTACATCTTAAATGTTGTTATAAATTGGTAGCACTTGACGTGCACGATGGATGTCTAAAAAGCCTTGTCTATTTAAACCTAACTGAGTGCAAGGGTTTGGAGTCTATATCTTTTATCAAGCAGATGGAATCTCTTGAGGTTCTTCATCTATGTCATTTAGATCTGAAGGAATTCCCGGATTATATAGTCACAAGGCACACCCGCAATACTTTGCTAGAGTTGAATCTTTCACATAATGAAGATATAAAAGAAGTACCCTCATCAATTGGAAATCTTCATCAGCTTGTCTCCCTAAATCTCGGTTGGTGTAGTAAACTTAGGAGTGTTCCAGGAAGCATTTGTAGGTTACAACATTTGACAACTCTTCACCTTGGATTCACTGCTATAGAGGAATTGCCAGAGGACCTTGGCCAACTGGAATGTTTAGAATACCTTTATTTAAGTAGTACAAAAGTTAAACATATCCCTAGTAGCATTTGTATGTTGAAAcatctcaaaaccctaattcttggAGTATGTGATGATCTTGAGAAGTTACCTGAGGATGTTGGCCAATTAGAATCTTTGGAGATATTAAATCTAACATTTTGCCATAATTTAAGAAAAATTCCCAACAGCATTTGTAAGTTGAAATGTCTTAGAGAGTTGGATCTTTTTGGATGTTGGGAGCTTAAAAAACTCCCAGACGAactagggaacttaaaatgtttacAATTCTTAGATCTAAAACATTGCCGTAAGTTACGAGAAATTCCCAACAGCATTTGTAAGTTGAAATGTCTCAAAGAGTTGAATCTTTTTGGATGTTGGTGGCTTGAAAAACTCCCGGACGAACTAGGAAACTTAAAATGTTTACAATTCTTAGATGTTAGGGAGACCGGCATATCTAAGCTTCTTCCACAGAGCATTTATTCAGTGAAAGGTTTGGAAATCCTTAATTGA
- the LOC110904694 gene encoding disease resistance protein RUN1 isoform X1, producing MASSSSHAHNKNYVYDVFLSFCGEDTRKTFVDHLYDALDRHGICTFKDDQKLQKGKEINDELLQSIQDSRCYIIVFSKRYASSSWCLNELLKIMECHKTNGQTAFPVFYDVDPSDVRKQTGSVGEALIVHKNKSEEIGKWREALKAATNLSGWDVRKTANGHEAQVIKLIVEKVSLELWPTNSYVDENLVGMEQRMQDLDRRLEIGLSDIRMIGIKGMGGIGKTTLARAIFDKISINFEGKSFVENVREKTSKFGLEKLQEQVLRDVLKDKCISVQNVHEGKNLMRKRLCGTKVLVALDDVDHEGQLEELAGDPNWFKPGSRIIITTRDEHVLNIYTEKWIYDVNLLSTKEAIRLFSRHAFGKNIPTQEYESQSHEVVRYAAGLPLTIKVLGSFLRGKKKSEWSDALARLEKIPLKKTLEILKVSYESLEDDYKNIFLDVACFLKDWEEDDAIRMLESCGFHPRNDLRVLEKKSLLTLNKSSGSFIQMHDHLIELGKDIVRREHPDEPNKHSRLWIQEEIEHVLAGNSDNEAAKCIDLNITRGIYLKGFGNMKKLRCLIVNHGKHKVSHDLVNHLWKHDKGRSYFPNSLQYLYWYEYPNRCLPKTFEANNLVALEMPWSNIKQLWKGEKVMKKLKFLNLSYAKELRSLDLGLTPNLERLHLKCCYKLVALDVHDGCLKSLVYLNLTECKGLESISFIKQMESLEVLHLCHLDLKEFPDYIVTRHTRNTLLELNLSHNEDIKEVPSSIGNLHQLVSLNLGWCSKLRSVPGSICRLQHLTTLHLGFTAIEELPEDLGQLECLEYLYLSSTKVKHIPSSICMLKHLKTLILGVCDDLEKLPEDVGQLESLEILNLTFCHNLRKIPNSICKLKCLRELDLFGCWELKKLPDELGNLKCLQFLDLKHCRKLREIPNSICKLKCLKELNLFGCWWLEKLPDELGNLKCLQFLDVRETGISKLLPQSIYSVKGLEILN from the exons ATGGCTTCTTCAAGTTCACACGCTCACAACAAGAACTACGTGTACGATGTGTTTCTTAGCTTCTGTGGTGAAGACACTCGCAAGACCTTCGTTGATCATCTCTATGATGCTCTTGATCGACATGGTATTTGCACGTTCAAGGACGATCAGAAACTCCAGAAAGGAAAAGAGATAAATGATGAGCTCTTACAATCTATTCAAGACTCCAGATGCTACATTATTGTTTTCTCCAAACGCTATGCGTCTTCATCATGGTGCTTAAACGAGCTTTTAAAGATCATGGAGTGTCACAAGACGAACGGGCAGACGGCTTTCCCCGTGTTCTATGATGTGGATCCCTCTGATGTCCGAAAACAAACTGGATCTGTTGGAGAAGCACTTATCGTACATAAAAACAAGAGTGAAGAGATTGGAAAATGGAGAGAGGCTCTTAAAGCAGCAACCAATTTGTCTGGATGGGATGTGAGGAAGACTGCTAACGG GCATGAAGCTCAAGTCATTAAATTAATTGTTGAAAAGGTTTCACTCGAGTTATGGCCCACTAATAGTTATGTCGATGAGAATTTAGTAGGCATGGAACAAAGGATGCAAGATCTCGATAGAAGGTTAGAGATTGGTTTAAGTGATATTCGCATGATAGGCATCAAGGGCATGGGAGGTATAGGGAAGACAACTCTAGCCCGGGCTATTTTTGATAAAATATCCATTAATTTTGAAGGTAAAAGCTTTGTAGAGAATGTGAGGGAAAAAACCTCTAAGTTCGGTTTGGAGAAGTTGCAAGAACAAGTCCTTAGAGATGTATTAAAGGATAAATGCATTAGTGTACAAAATGTTCATGAGGGAAAAAATTTAATGAGAAAGAGGTTGTGTGGTACAAAAGTTCTTGTTGCTCTTGATGATGTGGATCATGAAGGGCAACTTGAGGAATTAGCCGGTGATCCTAATTGGTTCAAGCCGGGAAGTAGAATTATAATTACAACTAGAGATGAGCATGTGCTCAATATATACACAGAGAAGTGGATCTATGATGTCAACCTGTTATCTACTAAGGAAGCGATTCGCCTCTTTAGTAGGCATGCATTTGGGAAAAATATTCCAACTCAAGAGTATGAAAGCCAATCACACGAAGTTGTACGTTATGCTGCTGGTCTCCCCTTAACAATAAAAGTTTTGGGTTCATTTCTTCGTGGTAAAAAGAAGTCTGAATGGAGTGATGCACTAGCCAGACTTGAAAAAATTCCATTGAAGAAAACTCTTGAAATACTAAAAGTAAGCTACGAAAGCCTTGAGGATGATTACAAGAATATATTCCTAGACGTGGCATGCTTCCTCAAAGATTGGGAAGAAGATGATGCAATACGAATGCTTGAAAGCTGCGGATTTCATCCTAGAAATGATTTAAGAGTTCTTGAGAAAAAATCTCTATTAACTTTAAATAAAAGTTCTGGTTCATTCATACAAATGCATGACCATTTAATAGAACTTGGCAAGGATATTGTCCGCCGAGAGCATCCGGATGAGCCCAACAAACATAGCCGGTTATGGATTCAAGAGGAAATCGAACATGTCTTGGCTGGTAACTCG GATAACGAAGCAGCAAAATGTATAGACCTAAATATCACTCGTGGTATTTATTTGAAAGGTTTTGGAAATATGAAGAAACTTAGATGCCTTATTGTGAACCATGGAAAGCACAAAGTTTCTCATGACCTTGTGAACCACTTGTGGAAACATGACAAAGGTCGCTCGTATTTTCCAAACTCGTTACAATATCTATATTGGTACGAGTACCCTAATCGGTGtttacccaaaacatttgaagCAAATAATCTTGTTGCACTTGAAATGCCTTGGAGCAATATCAAACAACTTTGGAAAGGAGAAAAG GTTATGAAGAAGCTCAAATTCCTTAACTTGAGTTATGCAAAAGAGTTAAGGAGCCTTGACCTGGGGCTGACACCCAATCTTGAGAGGTTACATCTTAAATGTTGTTATAAATTGGTAGCACTTGACGTGCACGATGGATGTCTAAAAAGCCTTGTCTATTTAAACCTAACTGAGTGCAAGGGTTTGGAGTCTATATCTTTTATCAAGCAGATGGAATCTCTTGAGGTTCTTCATCTATGTCATTTAGATCTGAAGGAATTCCCGGATTATATAGTCACAAGGCACACCCGCAATACTTTGCTAGAGTTGAATCTTTCACATAATGAAGATATAAAAGAAGTACCCTCATCAATTGGAAATCTTCATCAGCTTGTCTCCCTAAATCTCGGTTGGTGTAGTAAACTTAGGAGTGTTCCAGGAAGCATTTGTAGGTTACAACATTTGACAACTCTTCACCTTGGATTCACTGCTATAGAGGAATTGCCAGAGGACCTTGGCCAACTGGAATGTTTAGAATACCTTTATTTAAGTAGTACAAAAGTTAAACATATCCCTAGTAGCATTTGTATGTTGAAAcatctcaaaaccctaattcttggAGTATGTGATGATCTTGAGAAGTTACCTGAGGATGTTGGCCAATTAGAATCTTTGGAGATATTAAATCTAACATTTTGCCATAATTTAAGAAAAATTCCCAACAGCATTTGTAAGTTGAAATGTCTTAGAGAGTTGGATCTTTTTGGATGTTGGGAGCTTAAAAAACTCCCAGACGAactagggaacttaaaatgtttacAATTCTTAGATCTAAAACATTGCCGTAAGTTACGAGAAATTCCCAACAGCATTTGTAAGTTGAAATGTCTCAAAGAGTTGAATCTTTTTGGATGTTGGTGGCTTGAAAAACTCCCGGACGAACTAGGAAACTTAAAATGTTTACAATTCTTAGATGTTAGGGAGACCGGCATATCTAAGCTTCTTCCACAGAGCATTTATTCAGTGAAAGGTTTGGAAATCCTTAATTGA